One Gordonia sp. SID5947 genomic region harbors:
- a CDS encoding MbtH family protein, producing MTNPFDDTEGVFFVLVNDEGQHSLWPEFAPVPEGWRIMHGPAGHDDCLAYVEENWRDMRPASLIRAMEAAAAEKGSEDRIGTAQHD from the coding sequence ATGACAAATCCGTTCGACGACACCGAAGGAGTGTTCTTCGTGCTGGTCAACGACGAAGGACAGCACTCGCTCTGGCCCGAATTCGCCCCCGTACCGGAGGGCTGGCGCATCATGCACGGACCCGCCGGACACGATGATTGCCTCGCCTACGTCGAGGAGAACTGGCGAGACATGCGGCCGGCCAGCCTCATCCGGGCGATGGAAGCGGCCGCGGCTGAGAAGGGGAGCGAGGACCGCATTGGGACGGCACAGCATGACTGA